A single Augochlora pura isolate Apur16 chromosome 2, APUR_v2.2.1, whole genome shotgun sequence DNA region contains:
- the LOC144475139 gene encoding BTB/POZ domain-containing protein 1 isoform X1, with protein MSSETSRNDVPNVVSRLHNLRLSQDDGDESEPNASVNHVASGDSSPETIRNTQPIGNVTLSRARRALNFVYDEDQPTTSMARSGESSFSNGDNRPPTNAANTLHLEERSESNVAFENTSTNNQTTVAYNWQGTKATMRERIVFLFNNEILSDVSFIVGRGAQKQRIPAHKLVLSSGSAVFDAMFNGTLATTSSEIEVPDVEPVAFLAVLLFLYTDKIEIDPESVMMTLYTAKKYAVSALEKHCVEYLKSNLTSDNAFLLLTQARLFDEPQLAAVCLNTIDRFTTESLNADGFTDIDIDTLKIVLERDTLRVRESKLFQAVLRWSEAECVRHQLPLTPENQRFVLGSAFSLIRFPLMSKEEFTAGAAQSGLLNYAEVLSLFSYFILNPKPVVGFQTMPRCCMTGKEQTVCRFQHTKSRWGYYGTSDRIRFSVDRRIFLIGYGVYGSTHGPAIYEVLIELIHTASGKVIATNSTSFGCDGSTYTYRLMFKELAEILPDTIYTASATFQGPCSHYGTKGLETVMVDSDTGNGKVKFEFSIEAGDNNGTSTEEGQIPELIFYI; from the exons ATGTCCTCAGAGACTTCCCGAAATGATGTGCCAAATGTCGTATCGAGACTGCATAATTTGCGTTTAAGTCAGGACGATGGAGATGAATCCGAACCAAATGCAAGTGTGAATCATGTTGCATCTGGAGACTCATCTCCAGAGACTATTCGAAACACCCAACCAATTGGTAATGTCACACTTTCACGTGCTAGACGCGCACTGAATTTTGTTTATGATGAAGATCAACCAACAACCTCTATGGCTAGAAGTGGAGAATCTTCGTTTTCTAATGGGGATAA TAGGCCTCCAACAAATGCAGCAAATACATTGCATTTAGAAGAACGATCTGAGAGTAATGTTGCCTTTGAAAATACATCCACGAATAATCAGACTACTGTTGCATATAATTGGCAGGGTACAAAAGCTACAATGCGTGAAAGAATTgtctttctatttaataatgaaatattgtctGATGTAAGCTTCATAGTAGGGAGAGGAGCACAAAAACAGCGTATACCAGCTCATAAACTAGTCCTATCTTCTGGAAGTGCAGTTTTTGATGCAATGTTCAATGGAACACTTGCTACAACTTCTTCAGAAATAGAAGTACCTGATGTAGAACCAGTTGCTTTTTTGGcagttcttctttttttatatactgataaaatagaaatagatcCTGAAAGTGTGATGATGACATTATATACGGCTAAAAAATATGCAGTATCAGCTTTAGAGAAGCACTGTGTTGAATAtctaaaaagtaatttaacaaGTGATAATGCTTTCTTACTCTTAACGCAAGCTCGTTTATTCGATGAACCTCAACTGGCTGCAGTCTGTTTGAATACCATAGATAGATTTACTACTGAATCATTAAATGCAGATGGATTTACAGATATAGATATTGATACACTGAAGATTGTTTTAGAGAGAGACACTCTTCGTGTTAGAgaatctaaattatttcaagcagTCTTAAG GTGGTCAGAGGCAGAATGTGTAAGACACCAACTACCACTAACTCCAGAAAATCAACGTTTCGTGTTGGGTAGTGCTTTCTCATTGATTCGTTTTCCTCTAATGTCTAAAGAAGAATTTACTGCTGGTGCAGCACAATCTGGACTTCTAAATTATGCAGAG GTTCTCTCCTTATtctcatattttatactgaaTCCAAAACCAGTAGTTGGATTTCAGACAATGCCTCGTTGTTGTATGACTGGTAAGGAACAAACTGTCTGTAGGTTTCAACATACTAAAAGCAGATGGGGATATTATGGAACAAGTGATCGCATAAG ATTTAGCGTTGATAGACGAATATTTCTTATTGGCTATGGAGTTTATGGTAGTACACATGGTCCTGCGATATATGAAGTATTAATAGAATTGATACATACTGCTTCTGGAAAAGTAATTGCTACAAATTCAACAAGTTTTGGCTGTGATGGTTCAACATATACTTATCGCTTAATGTTCAAAGAATTAGCAGAGATTTTACCAGATACAATTTATACAGCATCAGCAACATTTCAG GGTCCTTGTTCTCATTATGGAACTAAGGGTTTAGAAACTGTTATGGTAGATAGTGACACAGGAAATGGAAAAGTTAAGTTTGAATTTAGTATTGAGGCAGGTGATAATAATGGAACGTCTACAGAGGAAGGACAAATTCCTGAgcttatattttacatttaa
- the LOC144475139 gene encoding BTB/POZ domain-containing protein 1 isoform X2: MSSETSRNDVPNVVSRLHNLRLSQDDGDESEPNASVNHVASGDSSPETIRNTQPIGNVTLSRARRALNFVYDEDQPTTSMARSGESSFSNGDKPPTNAANTLHLEERSESNVAFENTSTNNQTTVAYNWQGTKATMRERIVFLFNNEILSDVSFIVGRGAQKQRIPAHKLVLSSGSAVFDAMFNGTLATTSSEIEVPDVEPVAFLAVLLFLYTDKIEIDPESVMMTLYTAKKYAVSALEKHCVEYLKSNLTSDNAFLLLTQARLFDEPQLAAVCLNTIDRFTTESLNADGFTDIDIDTLKIVLERDTLRVRESKLFQAVLRWSEAECVRHQLPLTPENQRFVLGSAFSLIRFPLMSKEEFTAGAAQSGLLNYAEVLSLFSYFILNPKPVVGFQTMPRCCMTGKEQTVCRFQHTKSRWGYYGTSDRIRFSVDRRIFLIGYGVYGSTHGPAIYEVLIELIHTASGKVIATNSTSFGCDGSTYTYRLMFKELAEILPDTIYTASATFQGPCSHYGTKGLETVMVDSDTGNGKVKFEFSIEAGDNNGTSTEEGQIPELIFYI, from the exons ATGTCCTCAGAGACTTCCCGAAATGATGTGCCAAATGTCGTATCGAGACTGCATAATTTGCGTTTAAGTCAGGACGATGGAGATGAATCCGAACCAAATGCAAGTGTGAATCATGTTGCATCTGGAGACTCATCTCCAGAGACTATTCGAAACACCCAACCAATTGGTAATGTCACACTTTCACGTGCTAGACGCGCACTGAATTTTGTTTATGATGAAGATCAACCAACAACCTCTATGGCTAGAAGTGGAGAATCTTCGTTTTCTAATGGGGATAA GCCTCCAACAAATGCAGCAAATACATTGCATTTAGAAGAACGATCTGAGAGTAATGTTGCCTTTGAAAATACATCCACGAATAATCAGACTACTGTTGCATATAATTGGCAGGGTACAAAAGCTACAATGCGTGAAAGAATTgtctttctatttaataatgaaatattgtctGATGTAAGCTTCATAGTAGGGAGAGGAGCACAAAAACAGCGTATACCAGCTCATAAACTAGTCCTATCTTCTGGAAGTGCAGTTTTTGATGCAATGTTCAATGGAACACTTGCTACAACTTCTTCAGAAATAGAAGTACCTGATGTAGAACCAGTTGCTTTTTTGGcagttcttctttttttatatactgataaaatagaaatagatcCTGAAAGTGTGATGATGACATTATATACGGCTAAAAAATATGCAGTATCAGCTTTAGAGAAGCACTGTGTTGAATAtctaaaaagtaatttaacaaGTGATAATGCTTTCTTACTCTTAACGCAAGCTCGTTTATTCGATGAACCTCAACTGGCTGCAGTCTGTTTGAATACCATAGATAGATTTACTACTGAATCATTAAATGCAGATGGATTTACAGATATAGATATTGATACACTGAAGATTGTTTTAGAGAGAGACACTCTTCGTGTTAGAgaatctaaattatttcaagcagTCTTAAG GTGGTCAGAGGCAGAATGTGTAAGACACCAACTACCACTAACTCCAGAAAATCAACGTTTCGTGTTGGGTAGTGCTTTCTCATTGATTCGTTTTCCTCTAATGTCTAAAGAAGAATTTACTGCTGGTGCAGCACAATCTGGACTTCTAAATTATGCAGAG GTTCTCTCCTTATtctcatattttatactgaaTCCAAAACCAGTAGTTGGATTTCAGACAATGCCTCGTTGTTGTATGACTGGTAAGGAACAAACTGTCTGTAGGTTTCAACATACTAAAAGCAGATGGGGATATTATGGAACAAGTGATCGCATAAG ATTTAGCGTTGATAGACGAATATTTCTTATTGGCTATGGAGTTTATGGTAGTACACATGGTCCTGCGATATATGAAGTATTAATAGAATTGATACATACTGCTTCTGGAAAAGTAATTGCTACAAATTCAACAAGTTTTGGCTGTGATGGTTCAACATATACTTATCGCTTAATGTTCAAAGAATTAGCAGAGATTTTACCAGATACAATTTATACAGCATCAGCAACATTTCAG GGTCCTTGTTCTCATTATGGAACTAAGGGTTTAGAAACTGTTATGGTAGATAGTGACACAGGAAATGGAAAAGTTAAGTTTGAATTTAGTATTGAGGCAGGTGATAATAATGGAACGTCTACAGAGGAAGGACAAATTCCTGAgcttatattttacatttaa